GATAGCGCCAAATTCCGGGCTTTTACCCAGCGCCTTTTTATAAGACTGCTCCACGACCCGAACTATCGGCTCGTCTTTTTCCAATTCAAATGGTGGGTCTATGTCCACCAGTTGCCAGCTCGCTCTGTTTTCATCCAATAGTTGTATAAGTTCCCTCTTGGCATCTTCCACATCCCGTCCGGGGAGAACCCTGAAATCAACAAAAAGCTCGCATTTGTGAGGGACAATGAGAGCATTTCCCCCTCCCCTGATTTCCATGATGTTAAAGCCGCCTTCGCCTATTAACGGATGGTAATCTTTGACGAAGCTGAGCCCTTTGAAGGAATCGACCAGGGAAATGGCATTCATGATCGGGTTATCCCCCGACTCAAAGTCGCCCCCGTGCGCCGGGGTTCCGGTTAGCTCTATCCTCACCTCGATCGAGCCAGCTTCTATCGGGCAGATGATAAGCTCGGTGGGCTCGAAAACTATGGCCCCTTCGGCCTTAATTACTTCCGGGAGCAGCTTTGACCCCAGACCCTCCTGTTCCTCGTCTACGGTGAGGGCAAAGGCACAGTCGTTCACCTTAATACCGCTTTCATGGGCAGTTTCCAAAGCCAAGATAAGTGCGGCTATACCGGCCTTGGTGTCCACGCTTCCCCGTCCGTAAAGCCGCCCGTCCTGTATTTTTGGGGAGTAGAGCTCGAGGTGCCCGAATGCCGGAACGGTGTCAACGTGGGCTGAAAAGAGTACCTTGGGGTACGGACCGGCGGTCCAGATTAGGTTATATCTGTTGTCTAGGACCTTCTGCCGAAAAGGGGTGAATCCAATCGCTTTAAGGCGGTGCTCCAAGTAAGTGAGGATTTCTTGCTCCTGGCCGCTTTCACTCCTGATTGCCACAAGCCGGTAAAGCTCCTCGCCTACCTTCTTCTCCACTTCAACACCCCGCCCTTGTTTAGAGTTTTAGAAAGGTACTAAAAATGGAACCTACTGTCAATGCTTTGAAACTCGGGACGGTGTTGAAAAAAGCCTGCATATTATGTGAGTGTAGGGGCACGCTGCAGCGTGCCCCTACACTACAGCCTAATCCACCCCCCGGAAAAAAGGTTGATAATCCAACTCAGGATGTTAAATTAGCTTTGTTTGTTGATTATAGAGGCACGGTTAATGATAGTAAGAGAGGCCAATAAAAGGGATGTCAAAACATGCGCTAGGATAGAGAAACAGGAATCGGCTGAAAGCATAGAAATAATCGAAGACGAGATAGAGAAGCAGATCGACGAGGAGGATCACTTCATTTACGTCGCCGAGGAAGGCGGAGAGGTTGTCGGTTTCATCTCGGCGGAATGGCAGAGGTGGAATAACTCCCTCTACATCGACAGTTTATACATAGACGAGAACCATAGGCACCGGGGATACGGTTCTCAGCTTTTGAAACGAATGATCAGGAGGTCGAGAGAGATA
The nucleotide sequence above comes from Thermodesulfobacteriota bacterium. Encoded proteins:
- a CDS encoding M20/M25/M40 family metallo-hydrolase translates to MEKKVGEELYRLVAIRSESGQEQEILTYLEHRLKAIGFTPFRQKVLDNRYNLIWTAGPYPKVLFSAHVDTVPAFGHLELYSPKIQDGRLYGRGSVDTKAGIAALILALETAHESGIKVNDCAFALTVDEEQEGLGSKLLPEVIKAEGAIVFEPTELIICPIEAGSIEVRIELTGTPAHGGDFESGDNPIMNAISLVDSFKGLSFVKDYHPLIGEGGFNIMEIRGGGNALIVPHKCELFVDFRVLPGRDVEDAKRELIQLLDENRASWQLVDIDPPFELEKDEPIVRVVEQSYKKALGKSPEFGAIKSWTDAGNLVSGGIPSVVFGPGKLAVAHTPYEHVDLNEVVAMTKVLFEIIRLVSNR
- a CDS encoding GNAT family N-acetyltransferase is translated as MIVREANKRDVKTCARIEKQESAESIEIIEDEIEKQIDEEDHFIYVAEEGGEVVGFISAEWQRWNNSLYIDSLYIDENHRHRGYGSQLLKRMIRRSREIKSKKVFIDVEAGNTNAIILYLKHGFEVNGYVQDFYRSKEQGDAVFLVLYNRYSR